In the Mytilus trossulus isolate FHL-02 chromosome 1, PNRI_Mtr1.1.1.hap1, whole genome shotgun sequence genome, one interval contains:
- the LOC134699276 gene encoding melatonin receptor type 1B-A-like: MAESATELNLLLEKFESYCDVWKMKVNVDKTKIMIFCNGRQPADLKFNYGKIEGRPFFTQYPLLCDIIGKVCTVSCIVSLGSITFLSLNRYILICHNSHYEKIFTRRSCIIMCTSLYLVGMIMVLLNSAGIGGHGFDDKSLECIWDRMATYSYTVVFSVCLVWIPLIVVGISYLKLFLYVRHKRKKVTSTENATHVDNKSIRLAKTIFIVYAVFSICWIPFAMLLVADAEDTFSHEVHLSITVFAHLHPSINWLIYYYTNGHFKTGCLKIFKIRGQQSSPSPIGTVPKSVPVVSIHMKSLSYEDLN, encoded by the exons ATGGCTGAATCAGCCACAGAACTTAATTTGTTATTAGAAAAATTCGAATCATATTGTGATGTTTGGAAAATGAAAGTCAATGTAGATAAGActaaaatcatgattttttgcAATGGTAGACAACCTGCTgatcttaaatttaattatg GTAAAATTGAAGGCCGGCCATTCTTCACGCAGTATCCATTACTGTGCGATATAATCGGAAAAGTGTGTACAGTTTCATGTATTGTGTCCCTAGGGTCAATCACATTTCTCAGTCTGAACAGATACATATTAATCTGTCACAACTCACACTACGAGAAAATATTTACTCGACGATCATGTATTATAATGTGCACATCACTGTATCTCGTTGGTATGATCATGGTTCTACTTAATTCAGCTGGAATTGGTGGACATGGTTTTGATGACAAAAGTTTGGAATGTATTTGGGACAGAATGGCAACATACAGTTATACCGTTGTATTTTCAGTTTGTCTTGTGTGGATTCCATTAATAGTTGTAGGAATTTCTTActtaaaactgtttttatatGTCCGACATAAACGAAAAAAGGTCACAAGTACAGAAAACGCAACACATGTTGACAATAAATCAATTAGACtagcaaaaacaatatttattgtgTATGCAGTATTTTCGATATGTTGGATACCGTTTGCAATGCTACTTGTTGCGGATGCGGAAGATACATTTTCCCACGAAGTACATCTTTCCATCACAGTTTTTGCTCATTTGCATCCGTCAATTAACtggttaatttattattatacaaatgGACACTTCAAAACAGGATGtcttaaaatattcaaaattcgtGGACAACAGTCCTCACCATCGCCTATCGGTACTGTACCTAAATCTGTGCCTGTCGTGAGCATTCATATGAAATCACTTTCCTATGAagatttgaattaa